One Pantoea trifolii DNA segment encodes these proteins:
- a CDS encoding PTS sugar transporter subunit IIC → MNSVIDFLVKDLLGQASILIAFIALIGLLLQKKSAGKVVEGTFKTLLGFLIMMAGINIIVGTLTFLNTIFTHGFGMQGYITDVAAIAGLANRELGSEVALTLLVIFIVNIIIARLTPFKYIFLTGQALLWMATIGAVIGYKAGLTGLPLILTGGIFGGIMAVVMPALAQPVVRRITDSDDVALGHFCTIGYLLTAAVAKVVGKGSRSTEDLKLPDNFKFLQDTYLSMAVVMVPMYLIPAVAAGPEFIGQYSNGMNYLMYAFMQSIQFVCGVFVLYSGVRLLLNELVPAFRGIAMRLVPDAKPALDCPVMFPYAPNAVIVGFLATTLGSVVGMLVFPMFGLAMILPGLLTNFFAGGTAGVFGNALGGRRGAMIGGFVHGLFITFLPAILVPMLESYGFTGVTFSDSDVISTGLVLGHAFQNNWLFVALFIAFITLIAWFVNGKSTKSKSHEEKLHETL, encoded by the coding sequence ATGAATAGTGTGATCGACTTCCTGGTAAAAGACTTATTGGGGCAGGCATCAATATTGATCGCCTTTATTGCCCTGATTGGTCTGCTACTGCAAAAAAAATCGGCGGGCAAGGTGGTGGAAGGCACCTTTAAAACCCTGCTTGGTTTCTTAATTATGATGGCCGGTATCAACATTATTGTCGGTACGCTGACCTTCCTGAACACCATTTTCACCCACGGTTTTGGCATGCAGGGTTATATCACCGACGTTGCCGCCATTGCCGGGTTAGCAAACCGCGAGCTGGGTTCTGAAGTGGCGCTGACGCTGTTGGTGATCTTTATCGTCAACATCATCATTGCGCGTCTGACACCGTTCAAATACATCTTCCTGACCGGTCAGGCGCTGCTGTGGATGGCGACCATCGGTGCGGTGATTGGCTATAAAGCGGGGCTGACAGGCTTACCTCTGATCCTTACCGGCGGCATCTTTGGCGGCATTATGGCGGTTGTGATGCCTGCGCTGGCACAACCGGTGGTGCGTCGTATCACCGATTCCGACGACGTGGCGCTCGGTCACTTCTGCACCATCGGCTACCTGCTGACGGCGGCGGTGGCGAAGGTGGTGGGCAAAGGTTCGCGCTCCACGGAAGACCTCAAACTGCCCGACAACTTTAAATTCCTGCAGGACACCTATCTGTCGATGGCGGTGGTAATGGTGCCGATGTACCTGATTCCTGCAGTCGCCGCCGGTCCGGAATTTATCGGCCAGTACAGCAACGGCATGAACTATCTGATGTACGCCTTTATGCAGTCGATTCAGTTCGTGTGCGGTGTGTTCGTGCTGTATAGCGGCGTGCGTCTGCTGCTGAACGAACTGGTGCCAGCTTTCCGCGGCATTGCCATGCGTCTGGTGCCGGATGCGAAACCGGCGCTCGACTGCCCGGTGATGTTCCCGTACGCCCCGAACGCGGTGATCGTCGGCTTCCTCGCCACCACGCTGGGTTCGGTGGTGGGCATGCTGGTGTTCCCGATGTTTGGTCTGGCGATGATTCTGCCAGGTCTGCTGACCAACTTCTTTGCCGGTGGCACCGCAGGCGTGTTTGGTAATGCGCTTGGTGGTCGTCGCGGGGCGATGATCGGCGGTTTCGTGCACGGTCTGTTCATCACCTTCCTGCCGGCGATTCTGGTGCCGATGCTGGAAAGCTACGGTTTTACCGGCGTCACCTTCAGTGATTCCGATGTGATCAGTACCGGCCTGGTGCTCGGCCATGCCTTCCAGAATAACTGGCTGTTCGTCGCGCTGTTTATTGCCTTTATTACTCTCATCGCCTGGTTTGTTAACGGAAAATCCACTAAGTCTAAATCCCATGAGGAAAAGCTCCATGAAACTTTATAA
- a CDS encoding class II fructose-bisphosphate aldolase, whose protein sequence is MKLYNFTDLLQVAKEREFKALGSFNLHCLEMLPAFFKAAEKTNSPLMIQISTGTAKYLGHKLLVDAIRSLSESRNVPTCLHLDHCSDLDAIQTALDAGFSSIMYDGSHLPIEENIANTRRVIDMARPLAVSVEAELGAIGGSEDGKEVEMNDAAFTTVDEAKRFVDETGVDMLAISIGTVHGLYTGKAHIQHQRLADITDATKTPLVLHGGTGVSDEDMRLAVRSGIEKVNVGTEMNVQWVANCKQTFEKGKVNDSVRNFLVPANDAVTNVLVEKIQLFR, encoded by the coding sequence ATGAAACTTTATAACTTTACCGATCTGTTACAGGTGGCTAAAGAACGCGAATTTAAAGCGCTCGGTTCCTTTAATTTGCACTGCCTGGAAATGCTGCCGGCCTTTTTTAAAGCAGCGGAGAAAACCAATAGTCCATTAATGATTCAGATCTCAACTGGCACCGCGAAATATCTCGGACATAAATTATTGGTGGATGCGATTCGCTCACTGTCGGAAAGCCGTAATGTGCCGACCTGTTTGCACCTCGATCACTGTTCGGATTTAGACGCCATTCAAACCGCGCTGGATGCGGGCTTCAGTTCAATTATGTATGACGGCTCACATTTGCCGATTGAAGAGAACATCGCCAATACGCGCCGTGTTATTGATATGGCGCGCCCGCTGGCGGTATCAGTGGAAGCGGAACTGGGCGCGATTGGCGGCTCGGAAGATGGCAAAGAAGTGGAAATGAACGATGCGGCGTTTACCACCGTCGATGAAGCCAAACGCTTTGTCGATGAAACCGGCGTCGATATGCTGGCGATCTCCATCGGTACCGTGCACGGCTTGTATACCGGCAAAGCACATATTCAGCATCAGCGCCTGGCGGATATCACCGATGCCACTAAAACGCCGCTGGTGCTGCACGGCGGAACCGGCGTCAGCGATGAAGATATGCGTCTGGCGGTGCGCAGCGGCATTGAGAAAGTCAACGTCGGCACCGAGATGAATGTGCAGTGGGTCGCAAACTGCAAGCAGACATTTGAAAAGGGCAAGGTCAACGACAGCGTGCGTAATTTCCTTGTGCCGGCCAACGATGCCGTAACCAATGTGCTGGTAGAAAAGATTCAGCTGTTCCGCTAA
- a CDS encoding PTS sugar transporter subunit IIA: protein MSIKQLLQEASAIQVGISARDWREVIALAALPLVNGGYIKASYPEAVIANTLEHGAYYVFEEGIAIPHARPETGVLKDCFSMIVLDEPISFDGSDKADIVIMFGARDSNAHIEEGIRAIVTLLEDEETLVRLRNASSAAEVIEIL, encoded by the coding sequence ATGAGTATTAAACAGCTGCTGCAGGAGGCAAGTGCGATTCAGGTGGGGATCAGCGCCAGGGATTGGCGCGAGGTGATCGCGCTGGCGGCGCTGCCGCTGGTGAACGGCGGCTACATCAAAGCCAGCTATCCGGAAGCGGTGATCGCCAACACGCTGGAGCATGGCGCTTATTACGTGTTTGAGGAGGGCATCGCCATTCCCCATGCGCGGCCTGAAACCGGCGTGCTGAAAGATTGTTTCAGCATGATCGTGCTGGATGAGCCGATTTCCTTCGACGGCAGCGACAAAGCCGACATCGTGATTATGTTCGGTGCGCGTGACAGCAACGCCCACATTGAAGAGGGCATCCGCGCGATTGTTACGCTGCTGGAAGATGAGGAGACGCTGGTGCGCTTGCGCAACGCCAGCAGTGCTGCGGAGGTGATAGAGATCCTATGA